Proteins encoded within one genomic window of Theobroma cacao cultivar B97-61/B2 chromosome 7, Criollo_cocoa_genome_V2, whole genome shotgun sequence:
- the LOC18594087 gene encoding uncharacterized protein LOC18594087 has translation MAWTKEYLDLVLVPSGLLIMSAYHVFLLYRCLKLPQTTVIGHENHCKKAWVERMLQVEAKDRGLALTTINSTISAATFLATISLALSSLIGTWVAESSHSLFRNSLIYGNTSSSIISVKYISLLMCFLVAFGSFLQCVGNFAHASFLISMPNADIRVSYIQKAVIRGSACWSVGLRAIYFATTLLLWIFGPIPMFAASVIMVVSLHNLDRNVTPLHNFESAKANSHNLFTKINEDLAAVARVTEKHDRSDAN, from the exons ATGGCATGGACGAAGGAATACTTGGATTTAGTTTTGGTCCCAAGTGGGTTACTGATTATGTCAGCTTACCATGTCTTTCTTCTATACAGATGCCTCAAACTCCCTCAAACCACTGTCATTGGCCATGAGAACCACTGCAAGAAAGCTTGGGTAGAGAGAATGTTGCAG GTTGAGGCAAAGGATAGAGGTTTGGCATTAACGACAATCAACTCCACAATATCAGCAGCAACTTTCCTGGCAACAATATCTCTAGCTTTGAGTTCCCTTATTGGAACATGGGTTGCAGAATCTTCTCATAGTCTCTTCAGAAATAGTCTGATTTATGGCAATACAAGCTCATCAATCATTTCTGTCAAATACATCAGTCTTCTTATGTGCTTCCTGGTGGCTTTCGGTTCTTTTCTTCAATGTGTTGGGAACTTTGCCCATGCTAGTTTCCTCATCAGCATGCCCAATGCAGATATTCGAGTAAGTTATATCCAGAAGGCAGTGATAAGAGGAAGTGCTTGTTGGTCAGTCGGTTTACGAGCAATTTACTTCGCCACTACTTTGCTGCTGTGGATTTTTGGTCCAATCCCAATGTTTGCTGCTTCAGTGATTATGGTGGTGAGTTTGCATAACCTTGACAGAAATGTAACCCCTTTGCATAATTTCGAATCAGCCAAGGCCAACTCTCATAATCTGTTTACAAAGATAAACGAGGATTTAGCTGCAGTAGCAAGGGTTACTGAGAAGCATGACAGATCAGATGCTAATTGA
- the LOC18594088 gene encoding uncharacterized protein LOC18594088, whose product MAWTKEYLDLVLVPSGLLIMSAYHVFLLYRCLKLPQTTVSGYENHCKKAWVERMLQVEAKDRGLPLTAINSTISAATFLATISLTLSSLIGTWLAESSSSLFRNSLIYGNTSSSIISVKYISLLFCFLVAFGSFLQCVGNFAHASFLISMPNADIPVGCIQKAVIRGSACWSVGLRAIYFATTLLLWIFGPIPMFAASVIMVVSLHNLDRNVTPLHKFESAKSNSHNLFTKINEDLAAVARVTEKHDRSDAK is encoded by the exons ATGGCATGGACGAAGGAATACTTGGATTTAGTTTTGGTCCCAAGTGGGTTACTGATTATGTCAGCTTACCATGTCTTTCTTCTATACAGATGCCTCAAACTCCCTCAAACCACTGTCAGTGGCTATGAGAACCACTGCAAGAAAGCTTGGGTAGAGAGAATGTTGCAG GTTGAGGCAAAGGATAGAGGTTTGCCATTAACAGCAATCAACTCCACGATATCAGCAGCAACTTTCCTGGCAACAATATCTCTAACTTTGAGTTCCCTTATTGGAACATGGCTTGCAGAATCTTCTAGTAGTCTCTTCAGAAATAGTCTGATTTATGGCAATACAAGCTCATCAATCATTTCTGTCAAATATATCAGCCTTCTTTTCTGCTTTCTGGTGGCTTTCGGTTCTTTTCTTCAATGTGTTGGGAACTTTGCCCATGCTAGTTTCCTCATCAGCATGCCCAATGCAGATATTCCAGTAGGTTGTATCCAGAAGGCAGTGATAAGAGGAAGTGCTTGTTGGTCAGTCGGTTTACGAGCAATTTACTTTGCCACTACTTTGCTGCTGTGGATTTTTGGTCCAATCCCAATGTTTGCTGCTTCAGTGATTATGGTGGTGAGTTTGCATAACCTTGACAGAAATGTAACCCCTTTGCATAAGTTCGAATCAGCCAAGTCCAACTCTCATAATCTGTTTACAAAGATCAACGAGGATTTAGCTGCAGTAGCAAGGGTTACTGAGAAGCATGACAGATCAGATGCTAAATGA